The following coding sequences lie in one Azospirillum humicireducens genomic window:
- a CDS encoding phasin family protein: MATDKDISTTTRDTANRAKGTVEELTRTGETTTRRAADAARSMGEETAETGRQAADAGAEVGQKAMDAGADMTRRTADTARTVMGTASDVAGRTSEQLQRALGLSKEAQGEVASQTRETMDVMVQCGGVLADGWQTAWREWMGLAQEVASRNAEGMNALMRSRTVPDFYATQSRMLKDNMQLVLSRSVRISELSANTASSAIGKLNARLEGAAQQTERRF, from the coding sequence ATGGCCACGGACAAAGATATCTCGACCACCACGCGTGATACCGCCAACCGTGCGAAAGGCACGGTGGAAGAGTTGACCCGCACCGGGGAGACGACCACCCGCCGCGCCGCCGACGCTGCCCGTTCGATGGGCGAGGAAACCGCCGAGACCGGCCGCCAGGCGGCCGATGCCGGTGCGGAAGTCGGGCAGAAGGCGATGGACGCCGGCGCGGACATGACCCGCCGGACCGCCGACACTGCCCGTACGGTGATGGGAACGGCCAGCGACGTTGCCGGCCGTACGTCGGAGCAGTTGCAGCGCGCTCTCGGGCTGTCCAAGGAGGCCCAGGGCGAGGTCGCCAGCCAGACGCGTGAAACCATGGACGTCATGGTGCAGTGCGGCGGCGTGCTTGCCGACGGCTGGCAGACTGCCTGGCGCGAGTGGATGGGACTGGCTCAGGAAGTCGCCAGCCGCAATGCCGAGGGTATGAACGCCCTGATGCGCAGCCGGACGGTCCCGGATTTCTACGCGACGCAGAGCCGGATGCTGAAGGACAATATGCAATTGGTGCTGAGCCGCAGCGTCAGGATTTCCGAGCTGTCGGCGAACACCGCCAGTTCCGCCATCGGCAAGCTGAACGCCCGTCTGGAAGGTGCGGCCCAGCAGACCGAGCGCCGCTTCTAA
- a CDS encoding transglycosylase SLT domain-containing protein, which yields MRGRNQRVCATAGGRFALAAGLLTAPLVALTMANPAQAQSATPSLTKESCVTHAVEAEQKLGIPSGMLVAIALVESGQDGAPHPFAMSVQGRPYYARNVNDAARHLRDHRGQLRSNTFVGCMQLSVASHRGEFQPVERIVEPRDNVFYAGQLLVRFHGEEGNWKTALARYNGGSGRRAQAYVCKIWQSLSELDERSAKLLASSRCEDTDPISVAPGTRRSFRNAQQVAAIN from the coding sequence ATGCGGGGACGAAATCAGCGCGTATGCGCCACAGCGGGTGGACGCTTCGCACTGGCTGCGGGACTGCTGACGGCCCCTCTGGTGGCGCTGACGATGGCGAACCCCGCCCAGGCCCAGTCCGCGACTCCGTCGCTCACCAAGGAGAGCTGCGTCACCCACGCAGTGGAAGCCGAACAGAAGCTGGGCATTCCGTCCGGGATGCTGGTGGCCATCGCCCTGGTCGAAAGCGGACAGGACGGCGCGCCGCATCCCTTCGCGATGAGCGTTCAAGGCCGTCCCTACTACGCCCGCAACGTCAACGACGCCGCCCGGCACCTTCGCGACCACCGCGGACAGCTTCGCTCCAACACCTTTGTCGGTTGCATGCAGCTCTCCGTCGCCTCGCACCGCGGTGAGTTCCAGCCGGTCGAAAGGATCGTTGAACCGCGCGACAACGTCTTCTACGCCGGACAGCTGTTGGTTCGCTTCCATGGCGAGGAAGGCAACTGGAAAACCGCATTGGCCCGCTACAATGGCGGTTCGGGCCGCCGCGCCCAGGCCTATGTCTGCAAGATTTGGCAGAGCCTGTCAGAACTGGATGAGCGGAGCGCCAAGCTGCTCGCCTCCTCCCGGTGCGAAGACACCGATCCCATCAGCGTCGCCCCCGGCACCCGCCGCAGTTTCCGCAATGCCCAGCAGGTCGCTGCGATCAACTGA
- a CDS encoding 23S rRNA (adenine(2030)-N(6))-methyltransferase RlmJ — MNYRHIFHAGNPADVMKHAVLALILDHLRAKPAPFCVLDTHAGIGRYDLTSEQARKTAESDDGIGRLWRQPPAQPGLAPYLDAVQALNPDGTLRWYPGSPRIARAALRPQDRMVLVELHPEDAHSLKAEFAGDRTVSVHQSDAYTALKAHLPPKEKRGLVLIDPPFEQPDEFARMAEGLALAHRRWSTGIFALWYPIKERAAVWRFQDAVEKTGIPKVLIAELTWHPEDTHLRLNGSGLLIVNPPWKLDETLRDLLPALHDALPSTGGGASVSWLTPEAS, encoded by the coding sequence ATGAACTATCGCCACATCTTCCATGCCGGCAATCCGGCCGACGTGATGAAGCACGCCGTTCTGGCGCTGATCCTGGATCATCTGCGCGCCAAACCGGCGCCCTTCTGCGTTCTCGACACCCATGCCGGCATCGGACGCTACGACCTGACTTCCGAGCAGGCCCGCAAGACCGCCGAAAGTGACGACGGCATCGGCCGCCTGTGGAGACAGCCGCCCGCCCAGCCGGGGCTTGCGCCCTATCTGGATGCCGTGCAGGCGCTGAATCCGGACGGGACCTTGCGCTGGTATCCCGGTTCTCCCCGCATCGCCCGCGCCGCCTTGCGCCCACAGGACCGCATGGTCCTGGTTGAGCTGCATCCCGAAGACGCCCACAGCCTGAAGGCGGAGTTCGCCGGTGACCGCACCGTGTCCGTTCACCAGTCCGACGCCTACACCGCGCTGAAGGCGCATTTGCCGCCCAAGGAGAAGCGCGGGCTCGTCCTGATCGATCCCCCCTTCGAACAGCCGGACGAATTCGCCCGCATGGCCGAAGGGCTGGCCCTTGCGCATCGCCGCTGGTCCACCGGCATCTTCGCCCTTTGGTATCCGATCAAGGAGCGGGCCGCGGTCTGGCGGTTCCAGGACGCGGTGGAAAAGACCGGAATCCCCAAGGTGCTGATCGCCGAGCTGACATGGCATCCGGAGGACACCCATCTGCGCCTGAACGGCTCCGGCCTGCTGATCGTCAACCCGCCCTGGAAGCTTGACGAGACGCTGCGTGACTTGCTGCCGGCCCTGCACGACGCCCTGCCCTCCACCGGCGGCGGTGCGTCGGTGAGTTGGCTGACGCCTGAGGCGTCCTGA